Part of the Nicotiana sylvestris chromosome 2, ASM39365v2, whole genome shotgun sequence genome, AGGGAACTAGGTACCGCATCTACAATAATAGAAGCTGAAAAACGAGTTGTTAGAAAGAGGGTTCTAGCATAAAAGCATCAAAGGTCATCGACACTCTCATTGCAACAGCTATATGCCCAAACGTGGATGAACTTGGTTCTTCTCTAAATCAGACCATGCATAGAGACATCCCTGAATCACTCATGTATTTCAGTGTAAGTAGACCAAACATCGTGCTCAGAGTTGGGTTTTGTGCAAGGTTTCATTAAAATCCAAAGGATTCCCATCAGAAGGCTAGtaaaagaattttgagatatctTAGAGAAACATAAGACCTGGTTCTCTACTGTCCTCCAAGTAATGGAAAGGAAAAGCTCGCCTGAAATGGGACATTCTTTGAGTTCCTGTCTTGTCTCATGAGGATCAAGGAAGCAAAGTTTAATGGCACTCTCAACAGCTGAAGCAAAATATGTATCATCAGTATCCTACTGTGGTCAAGTGCTGTGGACCAAGCAACAAATTGTAAGAACTTGAGTCCAACTCAAGAGGGCCAAATACAGTGACTGCTGAAGATCAAGCTACAGACATCTTCACCAATAGCCCTGGGAAGAAAGCATTCTGAGACAAATCACCTTGCACTGGGGGATGATAAAACCCAACTGAGAACCTGGTTCCTCATTATTAGTTATGAAAGTCATAGTAAGGTAAAAgctagctaaagtgttttctggatAACTCTAACTCACTTCTATACCGTTATAGGTAGACACGCATGATGACTACAAAAGCAAATGCTGCAGTGCATGATGAATAAGGGTTAAAACTCACTTGCCGAACCTATCAAGGAACCTAGTTTTCTGATGCAGGTTAGTAGCATCTTTGTTGTTTTATACACAATTAAAAATGGACAAAAGCAATGCCACATCATCATCAGCATGACAGTCTCTTTAAAGTCTTGTCTCTTCAGCCAATACATCACAACCCAAATGTCACATCTTTTTCTAAGCGATACATCTCCCAAGAAAAAGGGTGCCACCATTTTAGAACCGGTTTCTCATCATAATTAAATCAACATCACAACCCTTTCTCTTCCAAACTCAAAATTCCTTTTTTGTCTTATCTCTTCTCAAATCCACAGTCCTTCAAGAATAATATTGTCACGGCCCAAACCGATGGGGTGTGATGAGTGCCCGAGTTCTACCTAtcgaacacccctaagcatacgtctaagatataaacataaAATAAGTGTAGGTCATGCATAATGCCTGGCAATAAAATACTGATTCATGTGAATAACATCCGTGGAAAAACATgcccaaaagacatatatacatatatatacgaaATACGACAGGGAGAGTCGACAAGGACACATACTATCTAACTACACATgattgtctacagacctctaataaaGTGTACACTGTATAAAGGACGAGGCTGGGCCCTGTCATACCCATATGTATACAAAAGTATCGTACCAAAACTCAATAGTAGCTccagatcaaatggagcacaccaactctcgctgagCAAGGATCCTAAGACGGGGGACTGTTAGCCtatctacctgcacctgcgggcatgaaacgcaggccctcAGGCAATAGGggcgtcaatacgaataatgtaccgagtatgtaaggcataaaaatcagtatataaaagacatgaaagaaacatggagtaaaggactcaacctgtaagtcaagctcgaatagctctgtgaatcatgacacatttataatgtcatgcatatgtgtataaatgtcatgtcatgcataggtatatgtgtagATAACATCATCAAGattttgagggcatcccatcatatcatctcagcctctATGGGCGAAATCATAAACGTATAccggctgatcaggtggtggtgcatatataacgccataacctttccccataccccatatacatatactatacgcatatataataccatctggtcatgggtcaatatacatgtataaatgaatgcaatgcataatgaagtaagttaataagatctctcggaatgtcataagacccatgaacagacaatatgatagtaggacatatggggaatccaaaacataggcaaccctagtacttctaagaatagaatcattTGTGAAAGTTGCATGCTTGCTCGTTTCGTTGTATCATATAGATCATACCAAAAGTAAaggagggatagccttaacataccttaagtCGTCAATGCAACTCCATAACAAGATTATGATAACTAGCGCACCAACCCTATAACAAAGAAATACATGTACGACTTAGATGGCGCTAGTGTATTACGTATCTCAAACGATAACtcgattttaaaataaaaagggcAGCATTTCCCCTGATTTTACTGCTCCCTCAAGGATACTATAGGTGAGATACAAACACAATACAATCATCAACTCTAAACCAACCTAATTACAATTCAGAACCTtcaatacaacaaaaatcccaaatataccataacacacCCAATCAACAACTTATCAATTAGCCTGAAAATGCAACGACGAGCGACCAACCTACTACCCTACCACATGTGGAGTTTCTCCATGCCTTTTTATCCTTCCAAACTCCATAATATATGCAGAAAAATAGGCTAGCACAAATGAACTACAAAACAGTCCACTAAAAGTGGGAAAAAATCGAACTCACATTTccaatcaccgtcccgtgagtccTAACTATTAGGAAACCAATTTATCAACCTTACTTGAGATTTAAACACTTAATTAAAGAATTTACACGTTTATTAACTATGAAGTATCGTGCAAAAATCGAACTACAAAGACAAAAGAGAGACTGTATAATGATACTTACGCTGTAGTGATTGTTTTGAAGTTATCGCTTCTCGATTTCGTATCCTGGATGTTAGTATTCTTTGAAACCATTTGGAGAGCTTAAGTATAGGGTTTTATGGTGTTCTATGGTTAGTCTCTATGTAAAAGTGAAGAGAGAGAGACGAGCTAAAACCTATATATaaacttttgaaaagtcaaagaggtgctagcttggcaaCCTCACATTGGCCCATTTTCCgacgcttatatctttttatccggaTGTTATATGAACGAATAGTTAAGTGCGTTGGAAACTAAATTCCAgtaccttcaatttggtatataatatgccCCGAAAAGACTTCATACAGACACAAAATTTATTTCTCAAAAGCTCCctacaaggcaaatccttagtcggttttttTGTAACATAAATctgattttttccaaattttatattttctatccaaacattatatATAGTCATATTATGACTTTAAAATCACTTAAATCATtattaacaagtctcatatttaTTATACGTCAGCTTGGGATGCACAGAGTGTAACAAATCTCATCATGTCCGAAAATCAAGCAACCTTTAGTGTGCCTGACAACACTGTGATTGAGTCCTTACCAGTCAGTATTTCAGCAGCGAACTCCTCTCCCAAAACAATCACTAGTCCAAGCCCTAAAGCATAGTCTCCTCTACACTCCACTCCCTTTCCTACCCACTGCGAGTCTACTCCTTATCTGAGCAAGTTTGAAAATGTTTGTCCTCCTCTAGTCTCACCGGTCAAACAGAGTCAATAGGGTGAACTGGGTAAACAAGGGAACCTCGTTTAGGAACCTTCAACTCTATCCATGGTTGAGCACTTGAGTGAAGATCTGGTGATTAGTCATGAAGAGACTGAGACCACCATAGCAAGTTGTGACTCCGTAGGTATCACTCCTTCGTTGGTTGAAATCACCATGGAACCAAGAGAAAATGAGGGAATAGAGAATACGTTTTCCATTGCATCAAAAGGGGTCATTGTAGAGGAACGTGCAGGAGGGTCTGATCGTTAGAGGGAAGAGACCCATCCATCAAAAGAAAAAGGTGTGCCATTTGAACAACCGGCACAAAATGATGCTACTGGGGTCCCAAATGATCAACCTGATCCCTCCATGGAGGATCCAGGTTAGGAGTCATATCCCTAGGTCAGTATTGATCCTGCTCCCTCTCCTTACTTCTATGTTGAGTCTTTGAATATGGTGGTGCCTGAGACGAATCCTGACAATGAAGAAGACGCAAATGATTTGGTTTATGCTATTTTTATCAGGTCTAGGACTAAGCCAATGGTAACTTCAGAGCCACCTCTTAAGAGACCTACTACACGTTTGCAGCAAAAGGAAGCTCTAGAGTATGCTCTCAAGAAGAGTAAAGGGAGTCGGAGAAGGAGAATATTGGTCAAAGATGGAAAAATTGTACAAGTAAAGGATGTCCTGTAGTTGATGTGGACGAGGAAACCAAAGAGAAACCTAGTTCCCTGACCCGCAAGTCTTCAAGGAAGAAACACTCTCTCTCTCAATCCGAAAGGCACACCTCTAAGGGTGCTGAGAGTTCTTCCAAGAGTGCTATTGCTGGTTCTAGTGAAAAGTTGGTAGGGAATTCTAGTGACAAGATAGTGAAGGAGCGTGGTGACAAGTGTGATGAGGAAGAAGTGGAAACATCtggtgaacatatacagaacaaGTCAGTGGGGAAGGAAAAGTCTGTTGGCAAGTTagtgaaaagaaaaagggatgatgatgatgaggaacATGGTTCTATCAAGAAAGGAAAAGTGAGTGGGTCTCTGAGGTCTGAGAAAATGAAGTTGGGAATCAGAAAGTACTGTGGGGCCGCACATTTGTCTATGACATTCTAGAGAGTGCTAGGATGAGACAGTTAGTGAACATTTGTGATTCTCAACAATGGACCAATCTGTTTACAAGTGAAGCTCCTATAGTTTATGAGGAGGAGGTACGGAGTTTCTACACAAGCCTCTTCACAGTAGATGGTGATCAAATTGGTGTATTGGTAAATGGGATGGACATAGTGATGGACTCTACCTTATTGGGGTCAATTTTGGGTGTTTCTACCGAAGGACTATCATCTGTTCGGGGTGCCTGCACACCAAACTTCAGAAATGCCACTATCAAGGACAAGTCAGTACATCATGGGGAACATGTGCATAAGAAGGCACTCCTTCCAGTATATCAGTTGCTCTTTGAGATCGTTAACAAAACATTGCTTCCCCGTGCTGAAAGAAGATCTGTTGCATCCAAAGCTGACCAATTCCTTATGGAAGCCTTGGATAATTTTTCCTACATCAATTTTCCTTCCATAATGATTGAACATATGCAGAAGGTAAAAAACCTTAGTGATGGGAATCCTGAACTGCCTTATGGGTTCTTTATCACAAAGGTCTTTAAGTTTTTCAAAGTACCTCTGGGCCATGCCAAAGTGGGAACCAAAAAGCAATCATTTTGAAAAACTACTCTGGAGGAGTGTGAGTGTATTGACAAAGTCAGAGGAGTTGGAAGCACTTCCACAATCTCTCAACTGATAAATTCTCAGAATAGTTCCACAGAGGAGATCCGGATGTTGAAGGTCAGGAATGCGATTCTTGAGAGTCAGCTCAGTCAATTGCAAGAGGCACCTGGTTCTAGTAGTTCTCATAACGTAAAGGTTGCACGACTAACGAAGGAGAATGCTGAACTCCGAAAACAGGTGGAGGACCTGATAGAAAGACTGATCAATAAGCAAATGTGCGCGAATGCTCACATGGATCTTGTCCTCCAAACTCTAGCTTCCTCTTCCATGCCCCTTCCTCCAGTGTCCCTTAAAGGATGTCCCCTTAGTGTCCAGTTTCCACTGTCTATCTTCTTAAGTTATTTTTGGTGATGTTTTGTTGTTTTTCGCaattgttttttgtttgttttagacTGTGGATTAAAACAATGATTCTGCTCCCGCTTGTAAAAGTCCAAATCTAGTTAATGAAAGTGTTTTCCTTTTTCCTATCTATTCTGCTGCTCTTTTGTTTCTGTTTTCTATCATGTTGTGACACAtaagtggcatgagttagctatgctagacttctttatgctacTAACCTGATCTGTgctttttatgatgccaaaagggggaagttttAATTGAACAATAAAGAGTATGAATTCGTTCATACTCATTCAAGGGGAACTCACAAAAGTTCAGGTACTGATTAAGGGGGAATGCAAAGTTTCAGGGGGAACTTAAGTTCTTTCTGGTTCACAATCTGGTCCTTAGGGTCTCTTTCTAGGATTTTCAATTATAAGTTTGTAATCTTCAAAAAGGGGGatattgataggttacaagtactttggttataagtactttactttatgttttgatgatctaacaaacttactatccagaaccagataaggaacctattacacatttacaagacctaaAGATCACAAGGTTCCAGGTTGGGATTCAGCGTGGAATATGATTCAACTCTTCAAAGTggaaggaacagctgagggaaCAAGTCCTTActagttcccgaggagactgtatgaagtcaacttTCTAGctggaaagttgctgcctgcacacgctacagtGCATGAACAGTGTTGCAGTCAACTTTTCGGGGaagactttttacctaccttgcttacatcattgtaagtgatgtcacacatgtatatatGCATTCAAGGGAGGTAAAACAAAACACTTGAACATTTTGAGAAGCTTACGTACGTGACCACTTAGCTTGCAAGTTTCAAgtgcttcaagaacaaagaacaaagcaactacggaccagttcccacatcgagttattgtatgtccttagttgagttgtgactttgtaatagttcttcaaATTGTAATTCCTATCTAGCTTACTTAGAATAATTCTATAGGAACCCCTTTGTAAACCTTAAACCAGTgtgtttgagtcttggctagagttagtcatactgtaaagtctttgtaatagagttattacaaagtgacttgtaatagagtattacaagttagtgagggattaagagtttaatttctAGGTTGCATAGGTGGTAATCTGAAAGTTGCTCATTAGTAAAGTTGAAATcttacaagggtaggtcgtggtttttaatcccatTGAGCTGAAAATTTTCAACGTAAAATTCctcttattatttatttgctgTTGTATGTGTGTGTATTGTTAAACCTGATAGAGAACCTAgttctctatagagtttggtAGACCCTTACATTCTATCATAGTATAAAACTATGCTAAAAATTTTACAAGGCCCAAAACATGATTGAAGACAAGATTTGAGAAGGCATTCAAAAGAGAAAtttctttatatatatttatggacaAAAATATGTACAAGGGACTAACAAGGGCCttacacaaaaattcaaaatataaggTAAAAATTCTAAGTGCCTAATCTTCTACGGGAgattcatcttcattttcttcgcTCTAGGATCCGCTCACACTCCCGGAGTCATCATCATCAGAAAGAAAAGCTTCAGCCTTGGCTTCCAGCACTTTTGCGTTCTCAATATTGACCGTGAGATAAAAGCCACGCGCATGAACCTCCTCGAGAGTCTCTCTCTGGGAATGACATTTAGCATGCTTGGTAGCGCGTGATAATCGAACTTGAGCGGCATCAAAAATTTCCTTCGCTTGAGCGTTAGTGGCTTTAGCGTCGGCTTGGTAGACCGCCATGACCGCCTCCATGTCAGCCTTTGCTTTTTTCGCTACAAATGCGGCCTTTGCAAGCTCAGCAACCAGCCGGGTCTCGAGCTCTTCAATTTTCTTGGCTCGATCCAAGCTCTCTTCccttatgatttggagttgacacTCAACCGAAGTTAGTTGGGCCTGAGCGGTATCTTTTTCCGAGGCAAGACAATCCATGTTCTTCTTCCACCCCAAAGTCTCTACCTCTTTCATCTCTGCCTCCTCGCAAAGCTGCTCGATCTTCTCAGCCTTCTGCTGAACCTACAGGATCTAAGTGTTAGTCACCAATATCAAATTGATATGCCAATCTCCTAAAAATATACATTACCTGCTTGATGAGATCGGTCTGCTTCTTATGGGCTGTTGCTAATTCAGCTCGGAGGTCCCTGATCTCCTCTTTTTTCTGCACATAGAGGCATTTGATGGTGTCTCTCTACTCCGTGAGCCTCTTGTCATCGGCCTCACACCGGTTTAGCTCAGCTCGAGATTTCTTGAATGCTTCCCGATGAATCGTCACAACCTATGGAGAAAGGAAGGAAATTAAACAGAAGGAAATAAAAACAAACGTAATAATGGGGGATGAAATTTACCTGGTTCAGGAGTCGCTGAGCCTCATCAAATATGATTGTTGCATCTAGGTCAGAAATGTCATCGACCACCGTGAGGCAGCCACAGAATATGTCTTCCCTTTCATGGGTCATTCCCACGCCGGGGGTCTCTATAGATTGTGCCTCCCGAAATTGCCCTTCAGAAAATATGGGATAGGATAGAGAATCGTCAATATTGATTGCCCTAAGCAAGTCACTTAGGGGACTCTCGCCTTTTTGAAAGGTCTCAGAACCAGACCGTGAGGGCACACTCGCCGGTTGTTCGTCACGGCAGGAAACATCTTCGGCCCCTGATGACTCAGGGACTTTGCTTGGACCATATTCTGAGATCTCCTCGGTCCGAGGATGAGCCTCCCGGCCATCACCGACTCAACTTCTTTTGAAGCTTCGATGCTTCCCCTCTTTCAAGACACCAGCTCACAACCAACATCTTCTCCCCCTCTTCTTCATCTCGTAGGTTTTGGGCTACAGCAGCAGATAGAGCGGCGAAGTCATTCTTCGGCTTACGAGCCTTGCTCTTCTTAGGCTTTGGGGTATTGGAAGACGAGGCCCTTCTCCTCTTCTTGTCCTTAGCTGATTTCGGGGCTACCTCTTCCTCGGACGGGGCCGACCTTATTTCAGCAACATCCTCGAGGCCTACATAAAAGGGAGTCAAGTATAAATAAAAGGAAACATTTTAGAAAAATGCATCAAAAGCATAagcttaccatgatttttggcctcccatcaGCCCTTGGCCAAATCACACCAACAGCACTCGGAGTATGAAGAGGTCGAGGCCAGTGAGGCCAGCTTCCGAACCCAGTCTTCAAGGTTCAGGATTGCACCAGGCACCCAAACAACCGCTGTATCATGGGAAAGGGTGTTAATGCGAAAaggcaaaagaaacaaaatggtAGACGAAAGATATAGGCAAATTTGTGCTTATGCTTCATGTTCCACTCTTCAGGGAATGACATCTTCTCGGTTAGAATTATGTCGGaagtcctcactcggacaaactGGCCCATCCATCCTTGGTCCTTGTGCTCATATATGCTTGAGAATAGCACCTTGGTGGCCCAGCGTTGAAGCCTTATCAACCCTCCCCAATAGAGATAGGGAATGCACATTCTAAAAAGGTGGTCGAGGGTAAAAGGCATCCCCTCGACTTGGCTCACaaaaaattggagaaaaataACAATGTACTAGAAGGAAGGATGAAACTGGCCCACAGTTATTTGGTCTTGGCAGTAAAAATCAAGGATAACGGGGTCAACAGGACCCAACATAAAAGGGTAAGTGCGAACACTCAAGAACCTTTTCACGTGAGTAATGATGTCCTCTTTGGTGGTCCGGATCACCACCTATTTGCCTTCCCAATGGCAATCCTTTTTTACTTGCTCCAGGCCACCCTTAAttatcgagcatatatatctcgacATCGGTTTGCATCGGCCAGGTACAATTGAGGGTTTCTCGATATTGAAATCAGAGGTGAGATCGCATGACCCCGGAATGCACTCGTCAATGCATGGCTCCACCGGTGTTTTATCACCAGCCGGCCACGAAGAAGAGGCCTTTTCCTTTTGTGGGAGGGTGTTGGAGGTGTTTGCCATTAATTTAGGTAGAAGGAagctgtcacgccccaacctcaggAGGCGCGATCGgcactcaatcgagtgaacccaaccgAGCTAGCCCTTtggacactttctacccaactcactatgatcaagaaaccatgctttcatttatttagataGTAATAGAGATAGTACATATAACATTGCTAGTTCATTTTATATTAGAACCCTTAAACCATAGTTAAGTTTCCAAAATTTCATACAGTTACAGTATAGAAGAACAggagtttagaattacaacatagtccaATGACCCATCCAACGCATGTACATAACCCACACGAACATTTACGGTgcctctaaagatacaaaagaCAGTTATGATAATGATGGAAACAAGGCCCCCGCTATACCTCAAAAAGTGGTAATTTATAACAAAAGATATATTGCATAACCCCTGGAAGAAAAGGGGCTCAGCAAGGTTGCTGAGAGGAGGATGCTCCACTACCTGCACTCGGCACTGTCTACTAcagaaccacctacatccattcaaagatgtagcgcccccggcaaaagggacattagtaccacggaatagtactagtatgtgtcgcgc contains:
- the LOC138886044 gene encoding uncharacterized protein, with protein sequence MTHEREDIFCGCLTVVDDISDLDATIIFDEAQRLLNQKKEEIRDLRAELATAHKKQTDLIKQVQQKAEKIEQLCEEAEMKEVETLGWKKNMDCLASEKDTAQAQLTSVECQLQIIREESLDRAKKIEELETRLVAELAKAAFVAKKAKADMEAVMAVYQADAKATNAQAKEIFDAAQVRLSRATKHAKCHSQRETLEEVHARGFYLTVNIENAKVLEAKAEAFLSDDDDSGSVSGS